The genomic DNA AGTCATAATGGGAGAACCTTCTCAAACTTGCCTCTATTCCTCCGATAACGACGAAAGTGTCTTTGAAAGCCTGCCTTATCAAATTTGAATAGACTGTAGTTGCGCGATCAGGTCTCTTACCGCCAATCCCGCCAGGAGTGTAATCATCGCTCTTCCTCTTTCTTCCAGTCGAAGTGTAGTTTGCAACCATAGAATCAACATTTCCGGAGGTTATGCCGAAGAAGAGCCTTGGTCTCCCCAGCGCTGAGATGTCTTCAGTTGTTCGCCAGTCTGGCTGGGAAATCACGCCTACTTTCCAGCCAGCAGATTCAAGAACTCTGGCGATAATTGCCGATCCAAATGATGGATGATCAACAAAAGCATCGCCTGTAACAATTATTATGTCAAGAGAAACCCAACCTCTCTGATCCATCTCTCTTTTGGTCATTGGAATATTCATAATGTCACTCCAAAAAATAGGGAAGCGAAACCGTAAGCCGGATCCTGTTATTGTGACCATCTATCTGGGAGTCATGTTGCCATGACCCTCAAGCATCCTACCCGAAAGGGGTTCGGTGGGCAACCTCAGACCCTTTCTGCTTGGACTTGCTCCAGACGGGGGTTACCTGGCCTGCCGATCGCCCGGCAGCCGGTGAGCTCTTACCTTCACCTTTCCATCCTTGCCCGAAGGCGGTTTCATTTTCTATGGCCCTTTCCGGAGATCGCTCTCCCTGGGTATTACCCAGCGTCTCTGCCCATGGAGTCCGGACTTTCCTCGGATAATCCGCGGTCACACATTTCGCTTCCCTACGAAATCTATAGAGCCTTGCTGCCCTGACTTCTGCCTTCAATTATCATCTTTCTCTCAATCATATTCAAGAGCTTGATTTTTGAAATTCCCCAGTTTCCAAAGAGAGTACCCTTAAATGGCGGGTCTGAAACAAGCCTATGGACAATCACTTCGCTATTGAGGTTCTCGAGGAAGACGACCACCCGCTCCAAAAACTGCTCCAAAGTCCCAATTGTGACTTCTCCTGCTCGATATTGTCTTGCCAGTTCGGTACCTTCAGCTACATATAGAGAGTGGACTTTGACTCCGTCAATTCGCAGCACTGATATCAACCTTGCCGCCTCAGATACGTCCTCCTCTGTGTCCCAGGGAAGATTAACTATCACGTGAGCAACAAGTTCTATGCCTCTCTTCTTGGCTCTCAGAGACGAATCGATGAAATGAGATAGAGTGTGACCTCTATTGATAGCTTTCAGTGTATTTGGATTGATGCTTTGTAATCCCAGTTCAAGAATTACGTCTACTTCTCCTCTAAATTCCTCAAGAAGATCGAGCACTTCGTCAGAAACAAGATCTGGTCTCGTAGATATGTCGAGAACAACCACGTCATCAATAATCGCATCGCGGTAAATGCTTCGAAGGCTCTCGATGGGTGCGAACGTATTTGAATTTGCCTGAAAATAGGCCATGAACTTGTGAATGCCTTTCTTCCTAAGCGTTGATATCCTTTGTTCCATTTGTTCTCTCAGCGAAAGCTTCGGGTCGATTGAAAACCCGCTCCCTGAAGGATCGCAATAAATGCAACCTCCTGCACCCCTGATTTTGTGGGGGCATGAAAAACCCGCATCAATGGGAACCCTGTGAACAGGTTCTCCGTACTTAAGCTTCAAATGAGTCTTCAAATCGTTGTATGGCTTACGATTCAACAGATCTCACCAGGCTTCTCTCAAACTCCTTGAAAGCATCCACAGCGGAATTCACTTCTTCCTTTGTGCTTCCCAGAAAAAGATAGAACCATTTTCCGAAAAACCAGGTCTTGATGTAGCCTTCATCGATCTCTCCAGAAAACTCTCCATAAACCCACGGAATTGCGCTTACAAATGCTCTCAGTTCACTTGAGATATCTCTAATTAAGGTATACCAAAACCCCGTGCTTTGAGAGACACTTTCAAATTTTGCCACATAAACACTGAACCTTCTTGTACCCTTGGCGAACTCCTTCTGAAGAAACAGAGCAGTATCATCGAGACGTAGGTCCAGAACTTTGCCGCCAAGACTAGTTGAAGTAGAGATATCCATATATTCACTCAGAGTGAATCCCGCAAATCGTCCCGGCACCAGTTCCGACCGTGAACTTCCGCAGGAAGAAATCATGATTGTCAGGATCACAATTGCTGCGATCATGTGGGGTAGTCTAAGTCTCATTTCTTCACCTCCCGTTCTATGAGTCTTCTAAAGGAGTTAGCTTTAATGAATATCCTGGGCCAGTCATCTCTACCCAATCGCTTCAAATGATCAGAAAACAAGACTCCATCTCTTGGATCCCTGATCTCACTTTCTATTTCCAGCAAAGGTACCAGAACGAATTTCCTCTTAATTATATCGTTATGGGGAATTTTAAGCTCTTTCGTGGTGAGAATAGTGTCACCAAAAAGAAGAATATCAATGTCTATTTCCCTCGGGCCCCATCTAAATCGCTCTACTCGTCCTACGGCTCTTTCAACGCTCTTTAATTCTCTTAGGAAGAGTTCCGGGTCTCCGGAGTGTCGAAATTTCCCGACGCAATTCAAGAACTCTTCTTGTTCAGTGTTTCCGTAAGGCCTAGTAGAATAGAGCGAGGAGACTTCCGACAGAGACAGCCCAATTTCCAATAGTCTCTTAAAGGCTCCAACGATGTAATTAAGTCTGTCTCCGACATTGCTGCCGAAGGACAGGAACAGATCACTCTCCACTGAATTTCCTCCGCAATGACCACGCCGCTTCCTTCAATCTCTGGACGGTCTTCAAAGAAAATCCCCCTTCCCACCAGTGAGGAAGAATCGAGTTGTTGAGAAGCAGCGGATCGATCTCTTCACTGAACATCCCTCTGTCTACCAAATCCTTCCACTGTACCGTGCCTGGAATGGGTGTGAATTCGTTGATGCTCGGGTTTACTCCCAGCTTTTCACAGATCTCTAGTGAATTCAGAATATCACTTTCGCTCTGGCCAGGGAGATTGACCATGATGTAGGCACTCACTTCTCTAAAAGTGAATCCGGCTCGAGAGAGATTCTCAACTGCTCTATAGAATTCTCTTAAGCTTACTTTCCCACCCGTTGCGTTCTGCATTTCTGGATCCGAAGTCTCTAAACCGATTTTTATTGTCTTAAAATTGTTCTCGAACAACAAATCGGCGGTCTCC from Mesotoga infera includes the following:
- the folK gene encoding 2-amino-4-hydroxy-6-hydroxymethyldihydropteridine diphosphokinase; translation: MESDLFLSFGSNVGDRLNYIVGAFKRLLEIGLSLSEVSSLYSTRPYGNTEQEEFLNCVGKFRHSGDPELFLRELKSVERAVGRVERFRWGPREIDIDILLFGDTILTTKELKIPHNDIIKRKFVLVPLLEIESEIRDPRDGVLFSDHLKRLGRDDWPRIFIKANSFRRLIEREVKK
- a CDS encoding YgiQ family radical SAM protein; amino-acid sequence: MNIPMTKREMDQRGWVSLDIIIVTGDAFVDHPSFGSAIIARVLESAGWKVGVISQPDWRTTEDISALGRPRLFFGITSGNVDSMVANYTSTGRKRKSDDYTPGGIGGKRPDRATTVYSNLIRQAFKDTFVVIGGIEASLRRFSHYD
- a CDS encoding TIGR01212 family radical SAM protein, coding for MNRKPYNDLKTHLKLKYGEPVHRVPIDAGFSCPHKIRGAGGCIYCDPSGSGFSIDPKLSLREQMEQRISTLRKKGIHKFMAYFQANSNTFAPIESLRSIYRDAIIDDVVVLDISTRPDLVSDEVLDLLEEFRGEVDVILELGLQSINPNTLKAINRGHTLSHFIDSSLRAKKRGIELVAHVIVNLPWDTEEDVSEAARLISVLRIDGVKVHSLYVAEGTELARQYRAGEVTIGTLEQFLERVVVFLENLNSEVIVHRLVSDPPFKGTLFGNWGISKIKLLNMIERKMIIEGRSQGSKAL